In Gossypium raimondii isolate GPD5lz chromosome 12, ASM2569854v1, whole genome shotgun sequence, a single window of DNA contains:
- the LOC105762591 gene encoding protein indeterminate-domain 12 gives MFPTAMSNSTSLSEEASTTVSSCTRVVQDFCALIPIVSTISPQQQPQNIKKKRSLPGNPDPDAEVIALSPKTLLATNRFVCEICNKGFQRDQNLQLHRRGHNLPWKLKQRNNKEIKKRAYVCPEPTCVHHHPSRALGDLTGIKKHYCRKHGEKKWKCEKCSKIYAVQSDWKAHTKTCGTREYRCDCGTLFSRKDSFITHRAFCDALAEESARLSANQLAVAAATNPALHHLTSQANPTTNPSSLFPFETHISLNPWVDPTPTTNPNPNNPLHVKPESHHLAPFFQEALPPQKTLITSPFQSLHVSNNAPSIAAAATSTSPHLSATALLQKAATVGATATQINNNNNGMDFFGFASGNLATWQKSSDRFTRDFLGLTGDHHQPHGGGGGNGNVSVSMNVKDVLTYAGEVELQQHFERDHSLLKPQGFGFAEPASETWADC, from the exons ATGTTTCCCACAGCTATGTCCAATTCCACTTCTTTGTCTGAAGAAGCTAGTACCACTGTTTCTTCTTGTACCAGAGTTGTTCAAGACTTTTGTGCCTTAATCCCTATTGTTTCAACCATTTCTCCACAGCAGCAACCACAAAAtatcaagaagaaaagaagccTCCCAGGGAATCCAG ACCCAGATGCTGAAGTGATTGCTTTATCTCCGAAGACACTATTGGCTACCAACAGATTTGTGTGTGAGATCTGTAACAAAGGTTTCCAACGAGATCAGAACCTTCAACTCCATAGAAGAGGCCATAACCTTCCGTGGAAACTGAAGCAAAGAAACAACAAAGAGATCAAAAAGAGAGCTTATGTTTGCCCTGAACCTACATGTGTCCACCACCATCCGTCAAGGGCTTTAGGTGATCTTACTGGCATTAAAAAGCATTATTGCAGAAAACATGGAGAGAAGAAATGGAAGTGTGAGAAATGCTCAAAGATTTACGCTGTTCAATCTGATTGGAAAGCTCATACTAAGACCTGTGGAACAAGAGAATACAGATGTGATTGTGGAACCCTTTTCTCTAG GAAAGACAGCTTCATAACTCATAGGGCATTTTGCGATGCATTAGCTGAAGAAAGTGCAAGGCTTTCCGCCAACCAACTAGCTGTGGCCGCCGCCACGAATCCAGCTCTCCATCATTTGACATCCCAAGCCAACCCCACCACGAATccttcttctcttttcccctttGAAACCCATATATCTCTCAACCCATGGGTCGACCCTACTCCAACaactaaccctaaccctaataaTCCACTTCATGTCAAGCCCGAGTCTCACCATTTGGCACCATTCTTCCAAGAAGCGCTGCCGCCTCAAAAGACGCTCATCACCTCACCCTTTCAAAGCCTCCATGTCAGCAACAACGCTCCATCCATTGCTGCTGCTGCCACGTCGACCTCTCCTCACTTGTCGGCCACTGCGTTGCTTCAAAAGGCTGCCACCGTCGGTGCAACCGCCACGCAGataaacaacaataacaacGGCATGGATTTCTTTGGTTTCGCGTCCGGGAACCTGGCCACGTGGCAGAAGAGCAGCGACCGTTTCACCAGGGATTTTCTAGGTTTGACCGGAGACCATCATCAGCCTCATGGTGGTGGCGGCGGCAATGGGAATGTTAGTGTTAGCATGAACGTGAAGGATGTGCTAACATACGCGGGGGAAGTGGAGTTGCAGCAGCACTTTGAGAGAGACCACTCGCTGTTGAAACCCCAAGGTTTTGGATTCGCTGAGCCTGCCTCCGAAACATGGGCTGATTGTTGA